A window of Primulina tabacum isolate GXHZ01 chromosome 4, ASM2559414v2, whole genome shotgun sequence contains these coding sequences:
- the LOC142543418 gene encoding protein TIME FOR COFFEE-like isoform X1, with product MDRNREARRASVVGSNGFKRRRHRTSSLRGSPDEDLGAELQESIRLRERVRNDRDRDRERERDRERERGRDFRERDSRRSKRRRAERLMSNRDDVGGDETSEESVNDEEDEEDEENNGGGGGVRLFPPTVGPISNHNHHLHHHGHHHSHNSSLNQQQHDSSATNIITANHHLQTRKTFPPSTASSSSKVFKAVPVWKPGDEMIGVSVPRKARSACTKRSHDRISGSSNNISAGVIAGAEQILLQALNSPVGLGLAPSPAAPVSPSSSNASVRKKLKLNSGPRLKPPKVSSKTNSSNPEELEIEIAEVLYGLKTHSQSPSLKKEDSREVNRSSSDTKSHVSSPMSNSTSANNLNLASNSSPLSAVAPKRKRPRQVLENSSYGARSSPVSSKPEMDQVPKNEISSPKLEKIPGSTGDNEFEMGGDLVNSQGQQHHLLELKAPEFIKTDSEFKSTAEELKNNVDLVQQEEMCSIKGKEMRTDDSGREDSTLIATASAAVAIIKASLMSSEAENQREEKFVIDLMAPPPLVRLSPDKETKVDLAGAEQKPNPSIVDAELKSMILKDKEEEKGKSGKVQLTNVTGAEIKGEKIAEEDELNKGRNLDLLLDLKESERYGGNKLQHQVMKQQPQMPLKVAKEEPATGKPGQLASSLPLPMSMATWPGGLPPPMGYMAPLQGVVSMDGSAVTPPPIQPTFSQPRSKRCATHCYIARNINCFQQFMKMNPFWQAATGSASLFGSKPGNMNAVTVTDLLGNNAVRGANNIVQEKGQNLASISSPGGKEKNSQSANSSESAHRKQQIMLQQALPPVAPSNLVGPAFIFPLNQQQAAAAAAAAASVRPAAARSHTAASQASSNTSRSASVSTSATGGGASTPLSFNYPNMATNETQYLAILQNNAYPFPIPAVGAPPNYRGTPAQAMPLFNGPFYSSQMIHPSQFQHQQPTASQSPQLRQVHQNASTSSGSSSTQKHLPCQQIRSSSGGASAVAGSKNFPAQKPQSSQQIQQAHNQHISLSRPRLVDNEIGSEESPSTTDNRGSWASVNIYGQNFAMPIHPQNFALMTPPPVLASAAASSIAPVGAVSNDEKKPPQQTQQPKSKGGVDSLPPHSFAMSFGTINGSNASPGIDMASMTQNHAIFQNFPEATRQNIQMVAAVAAAQTAQKKNFRISEDVKPAGGDSISTDAERKSSSGKVGTAQSIAFTRSDLADTPVSSIPANSGVDISARSLNVSTGSARSSRPGTANNAGVGNGQNAHIQAHQLQQQQMLQIKQQQQQLLAATRKAPTTSNGNVYSDHLNSPPSIPAKFPNPLPGFPQNIVQSSSSSPSHSPQWKNPTRTATSQAMSPLASSAVSTLKSNPQQHPRVQPPMHTQISFGGNQKTPTSAQGQAPLNSHQAPSPPMMVSSPTTSSISKGSSGSPRTATAPSSHKMSQAPSLSAQPIKNPASVPSQKSPSILGNPQIASSPSSGAKPHIQQQPHQQQLPKTMQQAQLFFSNPFSQVQTMNPTSTSSTNSVPSGYYMQRRRPDQQNQPPQQLQNAPPTSTGALSLTSSVMTPSTATNDPAKAIAAATCNVKGGGLTSQGVIHAAQLAAQSAGTLLPVGFSYTHPVPTAVQTKPSEHKQSAGNDNLQQWQPEKK from the exons ATGGATAGGAATAGAGAAGCCAGAAGGGCTAGTGTTGTGGGCTCTAATGGTTTCAAGAGAAGAAGACATAGAACAAGCAGTCTCAGAGGCTCGCCAG ATGAAGATTTGGGAGCGGAGTTGCAGGAATCTATAAGATTAAGGGAGAGAGTGAGGAATGATCGAGATCGGGATCGAGAGAGGGAGAGAGATAGAGAAAGGGAAAGAGGAAGAGATTTTAGAGAAAGGGATAGTAGGAGGAGTAAGAGGAGAAGAGCTGAGAGATTGATGAGCAATAGAGATGATGTTGGTGGAGATGAAACTTCAGAAGAGAGTGTCAACGATGAAGaggatgaagaagatgaagaaaacAACGGCGGCGGCGGCGGGGTTAGGCTGTTTCCGCCAACGGTTGGGCCGATTTCCAACCATAACCACCACCTCCATCACCACGGTCATCACCACAGCCACAACAGTAGTCTTAATCAACAACAACACGATAGTAGTGCTACGAATATTATCACTGCTAATCACCATCTTCAGACAAGAAAAACCTTCCCCCCCAGCAcggcttcttcttcttccaagGTTTTCAAGGCCGTTCCTGTCTGGAAACCTGGTGATGAAATGATTGGTGTTTCTGTTCCAAGAAAAGCTCGTTCTG CATGCACGAAGAGGTCCCATGATCGGATTTCAGGGAGTAGCAATAATATTAGCGCAGGTGTGATTGCGGGAGCAGAGCAAATTCTTCTGCAAGCACTAAATTCTCCGGTGGGACTAGGCCTTGCTCCATCTCCGGCTGCTCCAGTGTCGCCTTCTTCTTCCAATGCGTCCGTCAGAAAAAAGCTT aaactTAACAGCGGACCGAGGCTAAAACCTCCTAAGGTGTCATCAAAGACGAATTCTTCGAATCCCGAGGAGCTAGAAATTGAAATTGCGGAGGTTTTGTATGGGTTGAAGACTCATTCTCAAAGCCCTTCATTGAAGAAAGAGGATTCAAGAGAAGTCAATAGATCCAGCAGCGACACGAAATCTCATGTTTCATCTCCGATGTCCAATTCTACGTCGGCAAATAATCTGAATTTGGCCTCTAATTCGAGCCCCCTATCAGCTGTTG CTCCGAAGAGAAAGAGGCCTAGGCAAGTATTGGAAAATTCCAGCTATGGTGCTCGGAGTAGCCCCGTTTCTTCGAAACCAGAGATGGACCAAGTACCAAAGAATGAGATTTCATCGCCTAAATTGGAAAAAATCCCGGGATCCACTGGAGATAATGAGTTTGAAATGGGTGGCGATTTGGTCAATTCTCAAGGTCAGCAGCACCATCTTCTAGAGTTGAAAGCTCCCGAATTTATTAAAACTGATTCGGAGTTCAAATCTACTGCTGAAGAATTGAAGAACAACGTAGATCTGGTTCAGCAAGAAGAGATGTGCTCAATAAAGGGGAAAGAGATGAGAACAGATGATAGCGGCCGCGAGGATTCGACCTTGATAGCGACAGCTTCAGCCGCTGTTGCAATTATTAAAGC TTCTTTAATGTCTTCCGAGGCTGAAAATCAGAGGGAAGAGAAGTTTGTTATAGATCTGATG GCTCCGCCGCCTCTGGTAAGGTTGTCACCTGATAAAGAAACCAAGGTTGATTTGGCAGGCGCAGAGCAGAAGCCGAATCCATCCATTGTTGATGCG GAGTTAAAGTCTATGATTTTGAAAGATAAAGAAGAAGAGAAAGGAAAAAGTGGGAAAGTTCAATTGACAAATGTGACAGGTGCAGAAATTAAAGGAGAAAAAATAGCAGAAGAAGATGAATTGAATAAGGGTAGGAATCTTGATCTACTGCTTGATTTGAAAGAGTCTGAAAGATATGGTGGAAACAAATTACAGCACCAGGTTATGAAGCAGCAGCCACAAATGCCATTGAAAGTGGCCAAAGAGGAGCCAGCCACTGGGAAACCTG GTCAATTGGCGAGCTCATTGCCTCTGCCTATGTCCATGGCTACCTGGCCTGGTGGGCTTCCACCACCCATGGG ATACATGGCACCTTTGCAAGGAGTTGTCTCAATGGATGGAAGCGCTGTGACACCCCCACCTATCCAG CCGACCTTCTCTCAACCTCGGTCTAAACGGTGTGCTACGCATTGCTACATTGCAAGGAATATAAACTGTTTCCAACAGTTCATGAAGATGAATCCATTCTGGCAAGCAGCTACAGGCTCTGCATCATTGTTTGGGTCGAAACCTGGAAATATGAATGCTGTGACGGTCACTGATTTGCTTGGAAATAATGCTGTTAGGGGTGCAAATAATATTGTTCAGGAGAAAGGGCAGAATCTGGCAAGCATTTCCAGTCCTGGTGGTAAGGAAAAAAATTCTCAATCTGCTAATTCCTCAGAATCTGCTCACAGAAAGCAGCAAATTATGCTGCAGCAAGCTTTGCCCCCTGTGGCACCTAGTAATTTGGTG GGGCCAGCTTTTATCTTCCCTTTGAATCAACAACAGGCTGCAGCCGCTGCCGCCGCTGCAGCCTCTGTGAGGCCAGCTGCTGCCAGATCTCATACAGCTGCAAGCCAGGCTTCATCCAACACCTCCCGCTCTGCCTCTGTGAGTACGTCTGCTACAGGTGGAGGTGCCTCAACTCCATTGAGCTTCAACTATCCAAACATGGCTACGAATGAAACACAGTACTTGGCAATCTTGCAAAACAATGCTTACCCTTTTCCTATTCCTGCGGTTGGTGCTCCACCAAACTACAGGGGGACCCCAGCACAGGCAATGCCTTTGTTCAACGGTCCTTTTTATTCGTCACAGATGATTCATCCATCTCAATTTCAGCACCAACAACCAACCGCCTCTCAGTCACCGCAACTGCGGCAAGTTCACCAAAATGCAAGTACATCGAGTGGCTCCTCATCGACACAGAAGCATTTGCCGTGCCAGCAGATTCGGTCCTCAAGTGGTGGCGCTAGTGCTGTGGCTGGAAGCAAGAACTTTCCAGCTCAAAAACCTCAGTCATCACAGCAGATACAGCAGGCGCATAATCAGCATATATCTTTGTCTCGGCCTCGGCTTGTGGATAATGAAATAGGCAGTGAAGAGAGTCCATCAACTACTGATAACCGAGGATCTTGGGCCTCTGTGAACATATACGGCCAAAATTTCGCAATGCCTATTCACCCACAAAATTTTGCCTTGATGACTCCGCCACCTGTTTTGGCTAGCGCTGCTGCTTCATCCATTGCGCCGGTTGGAGCTGTTAGCAACGATGAAAAGAAGCCGCCACAACAAACACAACAGCCGAAATCAAAAGGTGGAGTGGACTCTTTACCTCCCCATAGCTTTGCAATGTCTTTCGGTACCATCAATGGCTCAAATGCCAGCCCTGGCATTGATATGGCATCCATGACTCAAAATCATGCCATATTTCAGAACTTTCCTGAAGCTACTCGACAGAACATCCAAATGGTGGCGGCTGTTGCTGCTGCTCAGACTGCACAAAAGAAGAATTTTAGAATTTCCGAGGATGTTAAACCAGCGGGTGGAGATTCCATCTCCACTGACGCTGAAAGAAAAAGTTCATCCGGGAAGGTTGGCACTGCACAATCCATTGCATTTACAAGATCAGACTTGGCCGATACACCTGTTTCTTCTATTCCTGCAAACAGTGGAGTCGATATCTCGGCTCGATCCCTGAACGTTTCGACTGGCTCAGCTAGAAGCTCTCGTCCTGGGACAGCAAATAATGCAGGAGTCGGTAATGGCCAGAATGCTCACATTCAGGCTCATCAGCTTCAGCAGCAACAGATGCTGCAAATtaagcagcaacagcagcagcTACTGGCAGCAACTCGGAAGGCACCGACAACTAGCAATGGAAATGTGTATTCCGATCACTTGAATTCACCTCCTTCCATACCCGCCAAGTTTCCAAACCCACTCCCTGGTTTCCCACAAAACATTGTTCAGAGCAGTAGTAGCAGCCCAAGTCATTCTCCTCAGTGGAAAAATCCTACAAGAACAGCAACCTCTCAAGCGATGTCTCCTCTCGCCTCATCAGCTGTATCAACACTCAAAAGCAATCCTCAGCAGCATCCACGGGTTCAACCACCAATGCACACACAAATATCCTTTGGAGGAAATCAGAAGACGCCGACTAGTGCACAAGGGCAAGCACCATTAAATAGCCACCAGGCTCCATCTCCCCCTATGATGGTCAGTTCTCCTACAACCTCTTCCATCTCGAAAGGATCAAGTGGAAGTCCAAGAACTGCGACTGCTCCTAGTAGCCACAAAATGAGTCAGGCTCCATCCTTGTCAGCTCAGCCGATAAAAAACCCGGCTTCTGTACCAAGTCAGAAATCTCCATCGATCTTAGGGAACCCTCAAATAGCTTCCTCTCCTAGCAGTGGAGCAAAGCCGCATATCCAACAGCAGCCTCATCAGCAGCAGCTTCCAAAGACTATGCAGCAGGCACAGCTGTTCTTCTCAAATCCATTTTCTCAAGTTCAAACGATGAATCCAACCAGTACAAGTTCAACCAATTCTGTCCCAAGTGGGTACTACATGCAGAGAAGACGGCCAGATCAACAGAATCAGCCCCCACAGCAGCTACAAAATGCGCCTCCAACTTCAACTGGGGCCCTGTCATTAACCTCTTCTGTCATGACGCCTAGTACGGCCACCAATGATCCAGCTAAAGCAATTGCTGCCGCTACATGTAATGTTAAAGGTGGTGGATTGACTTCCCAAGGTGTTATCCACGCTGCTCAATTAGCTGCACAGTCTGCTGGAACCCTTTTACCTGTTGGATTCTCTTATACTCATCCTGTTCCGACTGCCGTTCAGACAAAACCTTCGGAGCACAAACAATCTGCTG GAAATGACAATTTACAACAATGGCAGCCTGAGAAGAAATGA
- the LOC142543418 gene encoding protein TIME FOR COFFEE-like isoform X2 encodes MDRNREARRASVVGSNGFKRRRHRTSSLRGSPDEDLGAELQESIRLRERVRNDRDRDRERERDRERERGRDFRERDSRRSKRRRAERLMSNRDDVGGDETSEESVNDEEDEEDEENNGGGGGVRLFPPTVGPISNHNHHLHHHGHHHSHNSSLNQQQHDSSATNIITANHHLQTRKTFPPSTASSSSKVFKAVPVWKPGDEMIGVSVPRKARSACTKRSHDRISGSSNNISAGVIAGAEQILLQALNSPVGLGLAPSPAAPVSPSSSNASVRKKLKLNSGPRLKPPKVSSKTNSSNPEELEIEIAEVLYGLKTHSQSPSLKKEDSREVNRSSSDTKSHVSSPMSNSTSANNLNLASNSSPLSAVAPKRKRPRQVLENSSYGARSSPVSSKPEMDQVPKNEISSPKLEKIPGSTGDNEFEMGGDLVNSQGQQHHLLELKAPEFIKTDSEFKSTAEELKNNVDLVQQEEMCSIKGKEMRTDDSGREDSTLIATASAAVAIIKASLMSSEAENQREEKFVIDLMAPPPLVRLSPDKETKVDLAGAEQKPNPSIVDAELKSMILKDKEEEKGKSGKVQLTNVTGAEIKGEKIAEEDELNKGRNLDLLLDLKESERYGGNKLQHQVMKQQPQMPLKVAKEEPATGKPGQLASSLPLPMSMATWPGGLPPPMGYMAPLQGVVSMDGSAVTPPPIQPTFSQPRSKRCATHCYIARNINCFQQFMKMNPFWQAATGSASLFGSKPGNMNAVTVTDLLGNNAVRGANNIVQEKGQNLASISSPGGKEKNSQSANSSESAHRKQQIMLQQALPPVAPSNLVGPAFIFPLNQQQAAAAAAAAASVRPAAARSHTAASQASSNTSRSASVSTSATGGGASTPLSFNYPNMATNETQYLAILQNNAYPFPIPAVGAPPNYRGTPAQAMPLFNGPFYSSQMIHPSQFQHQQPTASQSPQLRQVHQNASTSSGSSSTQKHLPCQQIRSSSGGASAVAGSKNFPAQKPQSSQQIQQAHNQHISLSRPRLVDNEIGSEESPSTTDNRGSWASVNIYGQNFAMPIHPQNFALMTPPPVLASAAASSIAPVGAVSNDEKKPPQQTQQPKSKGGVDSLPPHSFAMSFGTINGSNASPGIDMASMTQNHAIFQNFPEATRQNIQMVAAVAAAQTAQKKNFRISEDVKPAGGDSISTDAERKSSSGKVGTAQSIAFTRSDLADTPVSSIPANSGVDISARSLNVSTGSARSSRPGTANNAGVGNGQNAHIQAHQLQQQQMLQIKQQQQQLLAATRKAPTTSNGNVYSDHLNSPPSIPAKFPNPLPGFPQNIVQSSSSSPSHSPQWKNPTRTATSQAMSPLASSAVSTLKSNPQQHPRVQPPMHTQISFGGNQKTPTSAQGQAPLNSHQAPSPPMMVSSPTTSSISKGSSGSPRTATAPSSHKMSQAPSLSAQPIKNPASVPSQKSPSILGNPQIASSPSSGAKPHIQQQPHQQQLPKTMQQAQLFFSNPFSQVQTMNPTSTSSTNSVPSGYYMQRRRPDQQNQPPQQLQNAPPTSTGALSLTSSVMTPSTATNDPAKAIAAATCNVKGGGLTSQGVIHAAQLAAQSAGTLLPVGFSYTHPVPTAVQTKPSEHKQSAA; translated from the exons ATGGATAGGAATAGAGAAGCCAGAAGGGCTAGTGTTGTGGGCTCTAATGGTTTCAAGAGAAGAAGACATAGAACAAGCAGTCTCAGAGGCTCGCCAG ATGAAGATTTGGGAGCGGAGTTGCAGGAATCTATAAGATTAAGGGAGAGAGTGAGGAATGATCGAGATCGGGATCGAGAGAGGGAGAGAGATAGAGAAAGGGAAAGAGGAAGAGATTTTAGAGAAAGGGATAGTAGGAGGAGTAAGAGGAGAAGAGCTGAGAGATTGATGAGCAATAGAGATGATGTTGGTGGAGATGAAACTTCAGAAGAGAGTGTCAACGATGAAGaggatgaagaagatgaagaaaacAACGGCGGCGGCGGCGGGGTTAGGCTGTTTCCGCCAACGGTTGGGCCGATTTCCAACCATAACCACCACCTCCATCACCACGGTCATCACCACAGCCACAACAGTAGTCTTAATCAACAACAACACGATAGTAGTGCTACGAATATTATCACTGCTAATCACCATCTTCAGACAAGAAAAACCTTCCCCCCCAGCAcggcttcttcttcttccaagGTTTTCAAGGCCGTTCCTGTCTGGAAACCTGGTGATGAAATGATTGGTGTTTCTGTTCCAAGAAAAGCTCGTTCTG CATGCACGAAGAGGTCCCATGATCGGATTTCAGGGAGTAGCAATAATATTAGCGCAGGTGTGATTGCGGGAGCAGAGCAAATTCTTCTGCAAGCACTAAATTCTCCGGTGGGACTAGGCCTTGCTCCATCTCCGGCTGCTCCAGTGTCGCCTTCTTCTTCCAATGCGTCCGTCAGAAAAAAGCTT aaactTAACAGCGGACCGAGGCTAAAACCTCCTAAGGTGTCATCAAAGACGAATTCTTCGAATCCCGAGGAGCTAGAAATTGAAATTGCGGAGGTTTTGTATGGGTTGAAGACTCATTCTCAAAGCCCTTCATTGAAGAAAGAGGATTCAAGAGAAGTCAATAGATCCAGCAGCGACACGAAATCTCATGTTTCATCTCCGATGTCCAATTCTACGTCGGCAAATAATCTGAATTTGGCCTCTAATTCGAGCCCCCTATCAGCTGTTG CTCCGAAGAGAAAGAGGCCTAGGCAAGTATTGGAAAATTCCAGCTATGGTGCTCGGAGTAGCCCCGTTTCTTCGAAACCAGAGATGGACCAAGTACCAAAGAATGAGATTTCATCGCCTAAATTGGAAAAAATCCCGGGATCCACTGGAGATAATGAGTTTGAAATGGGTGGCGATTTGGTCAATTCTCAAGGTCAGCAGCACCATCTTCTAGAGTTGAAAGCTCCCGAATTTATTAAAACTGATTCGGAGTTCAAATCTACTGCTGAAGAATTGAAGAACAACGTAGATCTGGTTCAGCAAGAAGAGATGTGCTCAATAAAGGGGAAAGAGATGAGAACAGATGATAGCGGCCGCGAGGATTCGACCTTGATAGCGACAGCTTCAGCCGCTGTTGCAATTATTAAAGC TTCTTTAATGTCTTCCGAGGCTGAAAATCAGAGGGAAGAGAAGTTTGTTATAGATCTGATG GCTCCGCCGCCTCTGGTAAGGTTGTCACCTGATAAAGAAACCAAGGTTGATTTGGCAGGCGCAGAGCAGAAGCCGAATCCATCCATTGTTGATGCG GAGTTAAAGTCTATGATTTTGAAAGATAAAGAAGAAGAGAAAGGAAAAAGTGGGAAAGTTCAATTGACAAATGTGACAGGTGCAGAAATTAAAGGAGAAAAAATAGCAGAAGAAGATGAATTGAATAAGGGTAGGAATCTTGATCTACTGCTTGATTTGAAAGAGTCTGAAAGATATGGTGGAAACAAATTACAGCACCAGGTTATGAAGCAGCAGCCACAAATGCCATTGAAAGTGGCCAAAGAGGAGCCAGCCACTGGGAAACCTG GTCAATTGGCGAGCTCATTGCCTCTGCCTATGTCCATGGCTACCTGGCCTGGTGGGCTTCCACCACCCATGGG ATACATGGCACCTTTGCAAGGAGTTGTCTCAATGGATGGAAGCGCTGTGACACCCCCACCTATCCAG CCGACCTTCTCTCAACCTCGGTCTAAACGGTGTGCTACGCATTGCTACATTGCAAGGAATATAAACTGTTTCCAACAGTTCATGAAGATGAATCCATTCTGGCAAGCAGCTACAGGCTCTGCATCATTGTTTGGGTCGAAACCTGGAAATATGAATGCTGTGACGGTCACTGATTTGCTTGGAAATAATGCTGTTAGGGGTGCAAATAATATTGTTCAGGAGAAAGGGCAGAATCTGGCAAGCATTTCCAGTCCTGGTGGTAAGGAAAAAAATTCTCAATCTGCTAATTCCTCAGAATCTGCTCACAGAAAGCAGCAAATTATGCTGCAGCAAGCTTTGCCCCCTGTGGCACCTAGTAATTTGGTG GGGCCAGCTTTTATCTTCCCTTTGAATCAACAACAGGCTGCAGCCGCTGCCGCCGCTGCAGCCTCTGTGAGGCCAGCTGCTGCCAGATCTCATACAGCTGCAAGCCAGGCTTCATCCAACACCTCCCGCTCTGCCTCTGTGAGTACGTCTGCTACAGGTGGAGGTGCCTCAACTCCATTGAGCTTCAACTATCCAAACATGGCTACGAATGAAACACAGTACTTGGCAATCTTGCAAAACAATGCTTACCCTTTTCCTATTCCTGCGGTTGGTGCTCCACCAAACTACAGGGGGACCCCAGCACAGGCAATGCCTTTGTTCAACGGTCCTTTTTATTCGTCACAGATGATTCATCCATCTCAATTTCAGCACCAACAACCAACCGCCTCTCAGTCACCGCAACTGCGGCAAGTTCACCAAAATGCAAGTACATCGAGTGGCTCCTCATCGACACAGAAGCATTTGCCGTGCCAGCAGATTCGGTCCTCAAGTGGTGGCGCTAGTGCTGTGGCTGGAAGCAAGAACTTTCCAGCTCAAAAACCTCAGTCATCACAGCAGATACAGCAGGCGCATAATCAGCATATATCTTTGTCTCGGCCTCGGCTTGTGGATAATGAAATAGGCAGTGAAGAGAGTCCATCAACTACTGATAACCGAGGATCTTGGGCCTCTGTGAACATATACGGCCAAAATTTCGCAATGCCTATTCACCCACAAAATTTTGCCTTGATGACTCCGCCACCTGTTTTGGCTAGCGCTGCTGCTTCATCCATTGCGCCGGTTGGAGCTGTTAGCAACGATGAAAAGAAGCCGCCACAACAAACACAACAGCCGAAATCAAAAGGTGGAGTGGACTCTTTACCTCCCCATAGCTTTGCAATGTCTTTCGGTACCATCAATGGCTCAAATGCCAGCCCTGGCATTGATATGGCATCCATGACTCAAAATCATGCCATATTTCAGAACTTTCCTGAAGCTACTCGACAGAACATCCAAATGGTGGCGGCTGTTGCTGCTGCTCAGACTGCACAAAAGAAGAATTTTAGAATTTCCGAGGATGTTAAACCAGCGGGTGGAGATTCCATCTCCACTGACGCTGAAAGAAAAAGTTCATCCGGGAAGGTTGGCACTGCACAATCCATTGCATTTACAAGATCAGACTTGGCCGATACACCTGTTTCTTCTATTCCTGCAAACAGTGGAGTCGATATCTCGGCTCGATCCCTGAACGTTTCGACTGGCTCAGCTAGAAGCTCTCGTCCTGGGACAGCAAATAATGCAGGAGTCGGTAATGGCCAGAATGCTCACATTCAGGCTCATCAGCTTCAGCAGCAACAGATGCTGCAAATtaagcagcaacagcagcagcTACTGGCAGCAACTCGGAAGGCACCGACAACTAGCAATGGAAATGTGTATTCCGATCACTTGAATTCACCTCCTTCCATACCCGCCAAGTTTCCAAACCCACTCCCTGGTTTCCCACAAAACATTGTTCAGAGCAGTAGTAGCAGCCCAAGTCATTCTCCTCAGTGGAAAAATCCTACAAGAACAGCAACCTCTCAAGCGATGTCTCCTCTCGCCTCATCAGCTGTATCAACACTCAAAAGCAATCCTCAGCAGCATCCACGGGTTCAACCACCAATGCACACACAAATATCCTTTGGAGGAAATCAGAAGACGCCGACTAGTGCACAAGGGCAAGCACCATTAAATAGCCACCAGGCTCCATCTCCCCCTATGATGGTCAGTTCTCCTACAACCTCTTCCATCTCGAAAGGATCAAGTGGAAGTCCAAGAACTGCGACTGCTCCTAGTAGCCACAAAATGAGTCAGGCTCCATCCTTGTCAGCTCAGCCGATAAAAAACCCGGCTTCTGTACCAAGTCAGAAATCTCCATCGATCTTAGGGAACCCTCAAATAGCTTCCTCTCCTAGCAGTGGAGCAAAGCCGCATATCCAACAGCAGCCTCATCAGCAGCAGCTTCCAAAGACTATGCAGCAGGCACAGCTGTTCTTCTCAAATCCATTTTCTCAAGTTCAAACGATGAATCCAACCAGTACAAGTTCAACCAATTCTGTCCCAAGTGGGTACTACATGCAGAGAAGACGGCCAGATCAACAGAATCAGCCCCCACAGCAGCTACAAAATGCGCCTCCAACTTCAACTGGGGCCCTGTCATTAACCTCTTCTGTCATGACGCCTAGTACGGCCACCAATGATCCAGCTAAAGCAATTGCTGCCGCTACATGTAATGTTAAAGGTGGTGGATTGACTTCCCAAGGTGTTATCCACGCTGCTCAATTAGCTGCACAGTCTGCTGGAACCCTTTTACCTGTTGGATTCTCTTATACTCATCCTGTTCCGACTGCCGTTCAGACAAAACCTTCGGAGCACAAACAATCTGCTG CCTGA
- the LOC142543419 gene encoding vacuole membrane protein KMS1-like: MGSKKKSKSHKNSRDRGVLISGLQIKHQNDLDNLTLTSQPFKTLKLFTLAVVLYLKRSVTYLLSHGVWLMLLSTLPVISGVLLLTLDGPHEKHVEEVVRYMRFGLWWVALGVASSIGLGSGLHTFVLYLGPHIALFTIKAMQCGRIDIKSAPYDTIQLKRSPSWLGKDCAEFGPPIFQSSDGIVRVPLSSILPQVQLEAILWGLGTALGELPPYFISRAASLSGNGVDAMKELDASSTADGGFISAQLTKIKRWFLSHAQYLNFVTILILASVPNPLFDLAGIMCGQFGIPFWEFFLATMIGKAIIKTHIQTVFIISVCNNQLLDWIENELIWVLSLIPGFNSILPDLTAKLHSMKAKYLATKPHVPSHIEVKKWDFSLTFIWNTVVWFMLMNFFVKIVNATAQRYLKKQQDEEIAALKNKSSKYSDDSDSSSR, encoded by the exons GACTTCAGATAAAACATCAAAATGATTTAGATAATTTGACTCTAACCTCACAGCCATTCAAGACACTAAAGCTTTTCACTTTGGCCGTTGTACTGTATCTCAAACGATCAGTCACATATCTTCTATCACATGGTGTATGGCTTATGCTATTGAGTACCTTACCGGTGATTTCTGGGGTACTGCTTTTGACTCTAGATGGTCCTCATGAGAAG CATGTTGAGGAAGTTGTGAGATATATGCGATTTGGACTATGGTGGGTGGCTCTTGGTGTTGCATCCTCCATTGGACTTG GATCTGGATTGCACACTTTTGTTCTGTATCTGGGGCCTCATATTGCCTTGTTCACCATAAAAGCAATGCAATGTGGCCGAATAGACATCAAAAGTGCTCCATATGATACAATACAACTAAAAAGAAGCCCATCATGGCTTGGCAAGGATTGTGCTGAATTTGGACCCCCGATCTTTCAATCCTCAGATGGTATCGTAAGGGTTCCCCTTAGCAGCATACTTCCACAGGTACAGTTGGAGGCCATTCTGTGGGGCCTTGGAACTGCTCTTGGCGAACTTCCCCCTTATTTTATTTCACGGGCTG CAAGTTTATCAGGTAACGGAGTTGATGCTATGAAAGAATTGGATGCTTCCTCAACAGCAGATGGCGGGTTTATATCTGCTCAATTAACTAAAATCAAGCGCTGGTTCTTATCACATGCTCAATATTTAAACTTTGTCACGATTTTGATTCTTGCTTCG GTACCAAATCCTTTATTTGATCTTGCCGGCATTATGTGTGGACAATTCGGAATTCCCTTCTGGGAGTTCTTTCTTGCAACAATGATAGGCAAAGCAATCATTAAGACTCACATCCAG ACGGTTTTTATAATTTCTGTATGCAATAATCAACTTCTTGACTGGATCGAAAACGAACTAATTTGGGTTCTTAGCCTCATACCCGGTTTCAACTCTATCTTACCCGACCTAACTGCCAAGCTTCACTCCATGAAAGCCAAGTACTTGGCCACCAAGCCTCATGTCCCTTCACATATCGAG GTTAAAAAGTGGGATTTTTCACTCACTTTCATCTGGAATACGGTGGTTTGGTTCATGCTAATGAACTTCTTTGTCAAGATTGTTAACGCAACTGCACAACGATATTTAAAGAAGCAGCAAGATGAGGAAATCGCTGCATTAAAGAACAAGTCATCCAAGTATTCTGATGACTCTGATAGTTCATCTAGATGA